From the genome of Roseivivax sp. THAF197b:
CAAGGCCCCAAGGGGCCTTGCACCGCTGGATCAGAGGGTCAGGATCGTAGAGCCTGTGGTCTTTCGCGCCTCGAGCGTCCGATGCGCATCCGCCACATCCTCGAGCGCGAAGCGTTGATCGATGCGGATCTTCACCGCGCCGCTTTCCACCTTGTCGAAGAGCATGGCCGCCATCTCCTGGCAGGTTGCGTGATCGGCGATATGCGTGAAGAGCGTCGGGCGTGTGATCTTGAGCGAACCCTTGGGGCCCAGCTCGCCGATATTGAACGGCGGGACCGGACCCGAGGCATTGCCGAAGGAGATCATCATGCCCAAGGGGCGCAGCGAGTTCAGAGAGCCTTCGAACGTGTCGGCGCCCACCGCATCCATGACCACATGCACACCCTTGCCGTCCGTCAGCTCCTGCACCTTGGCCGCCCAGTCGCCATCGCGGTAATTGATGCAGGCATCCGCGCCGTGATCGAGCGCAAGCTGGCACTTTTCATCCGTGCCCGCCGTGCCGATCAGGCGGATGCCCTCGGACTTGGCCCATTGGCAGGCGATGAGGCCCACGCCGCCTGCCGCCGCGTGAAAGAGCACGGTGTCGCCTTTCGCAATCGGGGTGGTGCGATGAAACAGGTATTGCGTGGTCAGCCCCTGCAACATCATCGCGGCACCGGTGTCGAAATCGATGCCGTCGGGCAGCTTGCAGACCTGTGCCGCGGGCATGACGCGCGCTTCGCAATAGGCGCCCGGCGGCTGTGCTGCATAGGCCGCGCGGTCGCCCTCTTTCAGATGCGTCACACCCTCGCCCACCGCCTCGATCACGCCTGCGGCTTCCATGCCCAGCGCCTGCGGCAGCTGCATCGGGTAGAGCCCGGTGCGCTGATAGACATCGATGAAGTTGAGGCCCGCCGCCTCGTGTCGGATCCGCACCTCGCCCGGACCGGGATCGCCCACCTCGCGGTCCACGACCTTGAAGACCTCGGGGCCCCCATGTTCCTCGATGATCACTGTCCGCGCCATGTCACGTCTCCCCTTTGTCTTTCAGAATTTCGATCCCGACCGCCTGTTCGGAAAAGGCCAGGAACCTGTATGCGCCGTCAGGTAGCACCTCCTGCAGCGCTTTCCATTCGTGATGTCGCCAGCCCGGATAGCCGTAAAGCTCGTCGAACAACAAGACGGTCCCGCGCACGAGCCGCGGACGCAGCGCCTCCAGCACGAAGCGCGTGGGCGTGTAGGTGTCGAGATCGAGATGCGCGAAGAGGATCGGGGCGCTCCCCTGATCCGCAAGCCAGCCCGGCACGGTGTCCTGCACCCAGCCCTTCACCAGCCGAACATTGGCGGCCACTTCCGGCAATTGACCACGCAGCGTGAAGCGCCCCGCTTGCCCGCCCTTGGCGTGACCGGTCCAGTCCTCTTCCAGCCCCTCGAAACTGTCGAAGCCCCAGATGATGGCGTCCGGCAATTGCTTGGCAAAGAGGTTCACGCCGTGCCCGCGCCAGACGCCGAACTCGGCGAAAAGCCCGTCCGCGCCACGCCGCGCCACGGCCTGTGCGAGGCAATATTTCCGGATTTGCCGCTTTTCGGAAAACAGCATCGCGCCCGACATGGCCTCGCGGAAGGTCTCGAAACTGTCCTGCACGGACCACTCGACCAGAAGATCGAGCGGGCTCCGCTGCGGCCCCTCCTCGCCCATGTCAGCCGCCGACCTTCAGGACGATCTTCCCGATATGACCCGAGCCCTCCATCCGCGCATGGGCCGCTACGGCCTCCGCCAGCGGAAACTCCGAATCCATCACCGGTCCGATCCGGCCTGCGTCGAGAAGCGGCCAGACCTCGCGGCTGAGCGCCTCTGCGATCCGCGCCTTGGCGAGATCCGATTGCGGGCGCAGGGTCGAGCCCGTGATCGTCAGCCGCCGGGTCATGACCTGCGCGAAGTTCATCTCGACCTTGGGGCCTCCCAGAAAGGCGATCTGCACAAGCCGACCGTCATCCGCGAG
Proteins encoded in this window:
- a CDS encoding quinone oxidoreductase → MARTVIIEEHGGPEVFKVVDREVGDPGPGEVRIRHEAAGLNFIDVYQRTGLYPMQLPQALGMEAAGVIEAVGEGVTHLKEGDRAAYAAQPPGAYCEARVMPAAQVCKLPDGIDFDTGAAMMLQGLTTQYLFHRTTPIAKGDTVLFHAAAGGVGLIACQWAKSEGIRLIGTAGTDEKCQLALDHGADACINYRDGDWAAKVQELTDGKGVHVVMDAVGADTFEGSLNSLRPLGMMISFGNASGPVPPFNIGELGPKGSLKITRPTLFTHIADHATCQEMAAMLFDKVESGAVKIRIDQRFALEDVADAHRTLEARKTTGSTILTL
- a CDS encoding TylF/MycF/NovP-related O-methyltransferase, with translation MGEEGPQRSPLDLLVEWSVQDSFETFREAMSGAMLFSEKRQIRKYCLAQAVARRGADGLFAEFGVWRGHGVNLFAKQLPDAIIWGFDSFEGLEEDWTGHAKGGQAGRFTLRGQLPEVAANVRLVKGWVQDTVPGWLADQGSAPILFAHLDLDTYTPTRFVLEALRPRLVRGTVLLFDELYGYPGWRHHEWKALQEVLPDGAYRFLAFSEQAVGIEILKDKGET